TTTGAACTTCAACTTATGTAATTAATTGTCTTCTCAAATTGGGTCACCACAGTTCTTTGTgtcttgtaactgatttaaaacttcataatagTATTCTTTATTGGATGCATGACCTATATGGATAAACCCTCAGTAACCAATTccctaacaattaaaaaataaaaactgttagtaAAACCTTTGTTTTACATCTATTTACTAAGCTtatgaatattacaatataaacacTGAGCATTATTCATAGAACAATCATATTGACACGACATGGGAGCTAAAAAATATCACATGACAGAAAGGCtatttcaagatttaaaatatcttgaagCCAAAAACTAATAAGCTTTTTTTGTAAGGATCAATTGAAAAGAGATAGAAAATGATTGTTTACACCTTTTTTGCAATTGTATtgaagtaaatttacaataaaaaaatttttacatttatttaaatagtaaatattaataaatatacattttgtgtaactTAGTGCTACTTTTAGATGTTTAGCTATGGAGCTAATTTTATGGCTAGGCAAAAGATAACAAAAATGTTACTCCAAACATCAGTTTATTTCTAACGAACCATTAAAAACAAACCGTACTGGTTGATCTATATTTTACAGGACTTTTAGCCAACCTTGTTCAGAAAATGCCAACAAAATGCTAAAAAACTGGGTTGTAAATAGACTTCAATACTCTCAGTTATTTGATGTGTGGGCCACTCTAGGTATAAATGCGGCGGCAGCAGCTCAGCTAACGTTCATGGTGGGAGGCAGTCCAGAAGGGGCCAAACGTGCTGAGCCTGTGCTACAGGCTATGGGAAAGAAAATCGTACATTGTGGAGACAGTGGGAGTGGCCAGATCGCCAAGATCTGTAACAACATGTTGCTGGGAATCTCGATGGTAGCTACAGCTGAGGCAATGAACCTTGGAGTCAGGTACAATTAGAACATTTGATCCAAATCTTTAagatatgatttaaattaaatccacAGTGACCATAGTTATTGGTTTGTGGCTGGCttaagaataaagaaattttcacTATTCTTAGAACTAAGTTCTACCTTAAATATcagaattgtattaaaaaatatgatgctCAGTTTATATTCATGCACCCAGTAACTACAGCCAGCTCTAAGTAACAGAAAATAGATAATATCATTTGGATACGAGAGTGCAACTTGAACATTGAAATGTGTCGTAGGTTTGCTAAATATCttacaataattatgattattttgtgtttgtatttaaattatttaacccaATCGTAAAGCAAAtagaataaatgttcaaaaaggTGATCCAtatcagtaattaataaataatagacctttattttttaacttgccACTGTAAAGCATATGaagaattaattgttttaaacttatgTAGCTAGTTAATCTTGGTACCAAAGTTAGTGACATACCTTGTATTCAGGGATACTATGGGATGGTTAATCTTGGCACCAAAGTTAGTGATATACCTTGTATTTAGGGATACTATGGGATGGTTAATCTTGGCACCAAAGTTAGTGACATACCTTGTATTTAGGGATACTATGGGATGGTTAATCTTGGTACCAAAGTTAGTGACATACCTTGTATTTAGGGATACTATGGGATGGTTAATCTTGGCACCAAAGTTAGTGATATACCTTGTATTCAGGGATACTATGGGATGGTTAATCTTGGTACCAAAGTTAGTGACATACCTTGTATTCACGGATACTATGGGATGGTTAATCTTAGCACCAAAGTTAGTGACATACCTTGTATTTAGGGATACTATGGGATGGTTAATCTTGGCACCAAAGTTAGTGATATACCTTGTATTCAGGGATACTGTGGGATGCTGGGGAATACTGTGCACCCAACTGGCTCAACAGTGTACATGTAAAAGAAGTCAATATATGATGTTTGTCTAGTGGAAACAATAGTCAATTGATtgtgaatacataaaaaaatggaGAAAATGCCTTTCTCATGGTAATGGTCTCTATTAACAGGTTTTTTCACTGGCTTTGGCTGATAAAATTTCTGGAAGTCAAAGTACTGCAAATAGAAGTCAATACTTTGACTGGTATGTAAGTTTGAGTATGCaaggttttattgtgtttaaagtGTGCTGGTGGTTTTTATAGGTCTTTTTTTACCTTTGTTGTATTGAGAATAGTTCAGTAGGAAAGAAAGCAAAATCCATCTGAGATTGGAGATCTAAGACTGCAATAACATTTAATCTGTTCACAGCTGTACAAAATACTATTCTTTCTTGGTTGGAACTGCAGAATTTAAGAATAGAAGTCTTTGAGGATGACTCTTCAGAAATGAATGAGctagttatttattacattaaggTTATCCCTGAGGATGAATTAAACTTGCGCACAAAGAAAATAAAGTATCAATTTGCTATTAAGAAAGAAATGAGGAACTACGAGTTAAAACCAGTAGTCTAATGATGAAAAGCTGTGTCAAtgacacataattacaatataatgaGTCTTATGAGAGACAACATATTAGTCATTGGATTCCAGTGCCAGATATGGACATTTGCATAACATATCATCGGTTCATAGAGCACCAGAGTTTAAGAACAGAAAACTGTTGTTTAAAGTttgagaataagaataagaatatgtttattgtcataGAGCTTACACAAGcatcgacacaagtcatgtataaaatatataaaaactagcaTAAGTCCAGACAAGGAAAAATTTGGTACCCAAAACATGAAGTTGCCAAAACAGTCAtgccacaatttaaattattttaaaatataaataaataaataacaaattaaaacaggtatgtaacaaataaacaaataacaacaacaagtaaaacaagttatttattacattaaggTTATCCCTGAGGATGAATTAAACTTGCGCACAAAGAAAATAAAGTATCAATTTGCTATTAAGAAAGAAATGAGGAACTACGAGTTAAAACTAGTAGTCTAATGATGAAAAAGCTGTGTCAAtgacacataattacaatataatgaGTCTTATGAGAGACAACATATTAGTCATTGGATTCTAGTGCCAGATATGGACATTTGCAAAACATATCATCGGTTCATAGAGCACCAGAGTTTAAGAACAGAAAACTGTTGTTTAAAGTTTGAGagtaagaataagaatatgtttattgtcataGAGCTTACACAAGcatcgacacaagtcatgtataaaatatataaaaactagcaTAAATCCAGACAAGGAAAATTTGGTACCCAAAAACATGAAGTTGCCAAAACAGTCAcgccacaatttaaattattttaaaatataaataaataaataacaaattaaaacagctatgtaacaaataaacaaataacaacaacaagtaaaacacagcctcagaaattacaataacagagttttataacattgataaattttctaatatagtttgtataaataaaaaacatgacattaacatttaaaatctaatcattaaattaaataggtTATGTCTAAAAACTAACAGTTCCAAagtcaaaaaattctttcaatgaataaaatggattgactaaaagccaggaataaaatttttgtttaaattcattaaaactatatttcgaGATAAGTGGTCTTAAAAAGTTGTATACTTTCAAAGCGATTACTGTGtgactattaatagttttgtttagattataaaattctatggataaattttctctatttctggtgttatacataTGTCTGTCACTGTATGTCTTCAGAGGTTAAGGATGTTTGAGTATGTAGAGtacaatatcatatatatatatatatatatatatatatatatatatatatatatatatatatataaaagttaaatatagtttgaattttatttgcaataaaaattggtttacagtGAGCTAATGGTTCACAACGTGCAATAATTCTAATGGCTTtcttttgtatagtaaaaatagaaatagtaaaaaaaagaGAATAGTAACACAAGATTATTTGTATCCATGGCTAATACAGAGAGATAAAAGAGAGTTGGCTCAAAAAGTCTATGTCTCAGAAAATGTTATCTTTCAGAACTTGTATAACATAACTACTCCATATACTGAACTTATGAAACTCTTCTATGAATTTGATCTGATTTACCAGGCTTGGAATGGACCCAAAGTTGTTGGCTAGTGTGATAAATTCCAGTTCCGGCCGCTGTTGGTCATCTGACACGTACAACCCAGTCCCTGGTGTCATGGATAGTGTGCCAGCCAGTAACAACTATCAGGTGCGCCAATCTTACAAATAACTCTATTAAATTACCCACTCTATAAActgttaaatttgcaaaatttacattTGCATAATATTTGTAGTTTCTCTGTTGTGGATTTTAAGAATCATTGCCAGGGAATTCACACCTAAATTTAAGTAACAAAACTGACTCAGACCatgctttaaaatttttgtttcaattgttaaaaatctggttttgaattaatttaaggAAAGTTATGGGAATTTCATGGTAAGTAATCTTTGTAGTAATAAAGTCATGGTTAAGTAGAAAACATAATTTGTAGTTATACCATCTACGCAAATTACTATGATTCACACCAACAATGGCATCTTTAATGTTAAAAAgccttgtaaaataaatttaaaattattagattttgtgtatttacattacagcaataattaatgtaatatttcttgacaaatatttaccatttaaacgttttataaattaaagtagaacattttattttttctaacagTGTGCGGATTGTTGTAGTTTGATCTAAACATTAGCAAAACAAATTGCAGtaatgtgacattttaacatttttcattaaattagaaACTCAAAAGCAGTTTTGTCCTGCAGATttggaataacatttttataaaatgtgattCTGTAGAGACGTTATACTGTTTttaatgtggctcataaaaagttatatttatgatataactGTGCTGGAAGGAATGTTTTTACTTAATACAGAATGAACTGGAGgaactttgaaaatataataatacattataaaaatactatatactttTTTCTTGCTTTAAGTGTAAATcagtttatattcataaaaatatcagaatGCAGCATGCAGTAGAGTGAATTCATACACGTATTCAAATGCTGTtgattttcagtttaaattaaacaataaattatttatatttaactttcatCGTTTGTAAAAACATTGTATCCCAgctcataattaataatattccgCTAATGTATTGTtctaaatttaagaaaagatagtgttcaattattgtaatataattttattccccTTTTGGTAACTATTTGTATTTACTTTCAGGGTGGTTTTATGTCCCACTTGATCGTGAAAGACCTGAGTCTAGCTCACGCAGTTGCACAAAGAAGTGGTTCATCAACACCGTTTGGGAAACAAGCACTAGATATTTACAAGATGGTTTGTGAACAAGGAAAAGCAGATCTGGATTTCTCTGTGGTTTACCAATATATTAaagaattgcaaaataaataaataaaacagaaattttaatttttttactgtatacaattcattgtaatattatatttacattgctAATATTCTATTTGCACACTGAAATCTGGTAAAATCTTATTTGAATCAAACTAAATTAATGGTAATAGATGTAAATGAAATCTAGTCTTTCTATTTAACTTATCCTAAGTTTGCcaggtactttctgattaaatgCAGGCCACCCATTCAGAGCACTCTTTGGCTATTATGGTTAAGTGAATTTATGGTAAATATTGCAGAATGTGTATTCTCCATTAGTAGGGAAGTTATCTCTGACCTGACAGCGTGGTCAAGGTCATTGGCAGTGCCATACACTCTCTTAAGCATTCATGATTAGACCCTcaagaattttgatattttaggtATATATGTTATATCAAgggaagtttttctttttttgatatCAACGCTGCGCAGCATCATGATGATGGCTAAAGGCATTACCGTCAGCTTGTTCAACAACCAGTTCCTTTCACATGGAATgtccaataaaaaaaaagaaaaactcgTGAAAGGAACGAGTAGTTGAACAACCTGAtcgtaatacaaaaattatcgtATTGGGAATGTCGATGCGAGAACGGTCTAAGACTTCGGACTTTTAATTTGAGTTAGAAATAGTGccggttcaaatcctgtctatgaccattgcactttttattagtaccattAACCTTCTATTGTATCAATTCTCCCTTATTTCGTTTGATAAGATGCTCACATAGCTCAATGGCCCAAGAGAATGGGCAGAATATGACTTACAAGGCACCTCTCTTTAAATAAAAGCCATCAAACAATCCATGTGGACATCTTTGGTGCTGCTCTGTGCTGAtggcaacaaattaaaaacatcccTCTAGATAGTAcagatcagtaaaatataaaaggtctAGAATCTGATCACAAATACTTGGGAGAGgaaaatatatcaatatcaaGATATAACGTAAGAGAAGGGCGGGTATCATTAAGACACGTGGACAGGTTGTACTTGGTGTGAGTGGGCCTACAACCTTGACCAACTCTGTGTGTTTCCTTAATACTGATCTCTCGTAAAGTGAAGTACAAACacattctataatatttacagtaaattcgCCTAACCATAACAGCTACCGCGTGTTCTGAATGGGTGGCTTCCGTTTAGTCACAAAGTACCAATTACTATTTAGTCAAAATAGTGTGACAATTTATAGAAAATACTAATACCAGGTTAGTATAATTCTAATGTATCCAAACACTTACTTGGGGGAAGTATGTGCTATACTAAACACAGCTAGGTTTAAACACCAATATTGCAATACTATCACTAACACCTTCAATTAGGTCTGAGAAGGTATCTTTATCATCAGAAGGAGTAAAACAAATTTGTCTTCATTTTTACACATTATTGCAGAAAATGTGTAGTTCAACAAGAAACAAACACCTGCGGTgatgacaaattaaatttttcaaacttcaCACATTCCAGTTTCTGTGGTGCAATAGGAAATGAACAGTCAACTAAACAgtgaaaattatgaataatttaataaagacaAAGACCAATTTAAAGCTTACTGTTAATAAGATAAGTAATAATAGTACTTTATACAactattagataaaatatttttgtagttgatgttttgtaattttttgtagaaGACTgatggaaatatatatttcactgtATAATAAAAGGGACCTGTATAATAGTTGTTAAAGTGtaatatagtacttaaaatattctttgagttaaaaaaaatcacgATTGGTCATTTATCAAAAAGGCTATATTGGAGTGAAAAAGCATCAACTTcaccaagaaaaatatatttattgacacATTGGTTTTTATAAGACAAATGTTCAGTAGAAGTTGTTCCATTATAGTAATCCTCATACCAAACTGATTTGAAATtagtataacttatttattttatggagAATCACAATACAATCTGTGCTTGATCTGAAACACAATAACATTTCATGTTTTACAAAACCATTTCGTATTCAACCAAATTATCAGACAAAAGTAAAAACATGTTTGTAACACTACAATGGAGGCTGCAATCTTAATATGgctaattatttctttaaatacattcaaaatcCATAAGTTGCatcatttatttgaaaaacttttgaaCTTATTTGAACTATTGAATGTGCATTGGAATGTATTGTAGTGGTGGGATAGTTACTTCCTACTTCTTCAGtaaattaaaatctgaatttaaacattctaaatacaaaatgtttcatttttggCTGCGCCTCAGCAAAGTCTGTCATCGAGgggctaaaaaaaatttcatttctgtctgtctgtccgcactatATCTTGAGAGTGAACTAACCTGCAGACTTACGGTTTTTGCACACAATTTCAATGAAGGCTGTTGTATGACATTAGTGTGGCATACCCCTACcttgttctaaaataaatttttatttatacccttttgaaattggtttaattttaaggttttttttaccataaaattaaaataaactctttgTGTACTTTCATGGAGAACAGTTCTAATGTAGTATTCAGTGGTTTCATATGATGAGTGCTTTAAAAAGGAACCAACCGCTAcatcgctaatgctcagccaataacctCCAATCACAAATCCACAGCCAGCTTAAACAACATCCAGCCTACCTCTTCGTCACATTCGACCAGATACAACAGGTTTGACTATGCTCTGATCAA
The Homalodisca vitripennis isolate AUS2020 chromosome 1, UT_GWSS_2.1, whole genome shotgun sequence DNA segment above includes these coding regions:
- the LOC124352840 gene encoding 3-hydroxyisobutyrate dehydrogenase, mitochondrial, with the protein product MMFAHSTFCKNHVFKQFKKVVYLKLLRNCYGTHNISTIGFIGLGAMGSRMARNLLKQFKDVYVFDINSSATASLAKEGASVAKNLDEFSKMDCIISMLPANQHVLDVYQGPNGLISKVGADTLLIDSSTVDPEVPQQLATIAQQRNITFVDAPVSGGINAAAAAQLTFMVGGSPEGAKRAEPVLQAMGKKIVHCGDSGSGQIAKICNNMLLGISMVATAEAMNLGVRLGMDPKLLASVINSSSGRCWSSDTYNPVPGVMDSVPASNNYQGGFMSHLIVKDLSLAHAVAQRSGSSTPFGKQALDIYKMVCEQGKADLDFSVVYQYIKELQNK